In Haladaptatus cibarius D43, the sequence TCTTCGTAACTGTTCTCGTTCCCGTTTTTTCGACATCGTATTCATATGCGTACTCTTTTTGGGTTTGATACCGCGCTGGTTCCGTTTCTACTCGACGAGTCTCATCGAGGAACGTTCCATCACCGGTTTTCGAATCTCGCCATTCCCGTTCGGTTCTCGTCTGTGTTCGTTTCTCGCTTTCGCGGCCACCAGACCACCAGTCAGAATGGGTTTGGAGGAATGCAGAGTGCAGAAGCTTTGTCGAGAACGTTTTCGATTTGATTTCGTACTGGGCATCTTGAACCTTGACACGCTCTTCGAGCGTATATTCGAAACCATCGCGCTCGGTATCCACGACTGAGTATCCATCCGCGAGATAGTCATCACGTTCGTCCGCTGACGTAGCGCGCGCCCAATTGTACGTCGATCTTTCTACTTTGTATTTAGTGTCTTTGATGGAAATATTCGTCCAAACTGTTCCGTACTGTCTGTATATCTCTAGATCTGGTATGGATGTTTCTTCGTATGTCGCCACTTTCTTCTCGTTATACACCCGAAGTTTTGGCTTCTCCGGCGTGTTTGCCAATTCAGACGCTTCGATTTCGATGATACCAATGTATCTTCTCGGGTCATCCATCTGTGGCGTGTGACCGGATTTCGACACTATTTGTTCCTCCCATTTAACGACGTTTCCACTGACTCCTACCGGAGTAACACCTAATTCAAATTGGTCGTGATAGGTGTTCTTGGTAAATCTGTATGGTTCCGTGGTAACACGAAGACGCACAGTGTCGTTCGGTTTGTATGGACCTTCCGAGAGAACTTTTACCTCATCGATTTCAGGAGAGTATTCTTCAAGATAGTTGAACTCTTTTGAGGTCGTTAGCTCGTATCTGTCTTCGAGTTTCAATCTGGCAAGTTCGACTGAGCGGAACTTCCCCGTTTTGTTATCTGGCGTGATTGGTTCTGCACCGAACTTCCAAATGTATTTGAGTTTTGTTCCATCTGGATCAAATGAATCACCTGCGTCTACAACGATTCCCCAACTAGGTCCCTTGTAACCGCTTGTTCCGTCGTTTATTACATCTACTCGGAGTTCTGGGGGACTGGGTTTTATTCGCAATTTGGAATCAACAATATTAGCATGATTATTTAATTTAATCAATCTGGTAATATTATATGTTCCTGGTGACTGACCAACCCAATACGAATCTAATACTATTTGGTTATTCAGTACCTGTTTATTTGAGGATACTCTTTCAATACCGTTTCTCATTCCTACAGAAGCTACTTCCACATCATCCGGATCAACCCCATTCAAATCGATTTTCACTACGTGGTGCGCAGTGTATCGCTCGGAGTCAATCCGCTCGTGATAGGAGTCCACTGGGCCGTTGACGAACCCTGATTCGATGATTTCCGGTTCCTTTGTCGGTGTGACCTCCTTTTCCAGCACGTTGGTCTGTCCACGAGCATCGACCGCAGTGACAGTTAGCGCGCACGTTTCACCAGAGTCGAAATCGGAGTAGTCGAACGACGACACCTGTCGGCGTTGCATCGCTCCGGGCGTTCCGTCCATCTGTAAGCGACCGATAGCGGTTCCGTCAAGCCGAACCGTTATCGAGCGTAGATTCTCGTATTTATCAGTCGCAACCGCACTACCGGAAACCGCTGTGTAGCTATCGAGGGACGACAGTTCGACCACCGGTTTCGGGTCGGCGACGACCGTGGTTGACCCATCCGAAAACCGAGCCACGTCACGCGAGCTATCGACATACGTAACGATAGCGTAGAGTGTGTGGTCGCCGGGTTCCCAGTTCGTTGCCAACGTTTGTCCGCTTCCAAGGGTACTTGCATCCCCAACCCATCTGATGGTGTCTATTTGGCTCGAACTTGCGGTTGACTGCAAACTGTAGCTTCCGCGAAGCGGCGTCGAACCGGTAACGACGTCGTCTCCGCCAATCGTCGAAGCGTACTGGTCTGCAAGTGTGTTTTCGGAGGGTGCAGTCCGAGCAGGCTGAACCGCAATTTCAAACGAATCGGATGCGGTTTGTCCATCTGAATCGGACACTGTCGCGGTGATCGTTCGTGACCCGGCGTTCGCAAACGTTTGGGTAATCGTATCGGATGAGTCGATGTTCGATAGCGACTGCGTTTCGACCGTTTCGCCGTCAACTGACCATACGATTCGGTGTAGCGGTGCGGCACCGGTCTGAATGTCTGCGGAGTACACGGACTGTTCGCCGACACGAGGTTGCTGTGGCCCGGAGACACTTACTTCTGGTTTTTCACCCGGTGATACGGAAACGTATAGTGTGTCTCGGCTGCTTGCCCCGTCTTCGTCTGTTGCGGTTAGAGACACGGTATAGGTTCCTACCGAGTTCGGGCGGAATCGTGTTCGCGGACAGGTTTCACAGTCGGGTGTCCTCGTCGTTCCGTCGGGCATCGTTATCGACCATTCGTATCGTTCGATTTCCCCGTCAGGGTCGTAGGAACCCTGCGCGTTGAGAAGAACTGTTGCGCCTCGTGTAACGCTCTGGTCGAGTCCAGCGTCTGCGAGTGGCGATTCGTTCGCCGTCGTTGTTGGCGGAACGAGCGATGTAGTGAGGAGAAGTATGAGTACACCTGAAACGGCTCGATTCATGAGGTTAGCGGGTCTTGTTTCTTTTCACTTTAAAAAGTTACTTGATAAGTTTGCTAAAAAAGAGGGTGTGCCAGTTGAATCTATATTTCAGTGTAAAAATGCAAGTGTGGTGGAGACAGAATAGTGGGATAGCCGATATTTGACTATACAAAAACAAAACAGTTCTGGAGAATTATTAATTAAGAATATGCACTTATCTATCGTTTGTTCTCAAGAGATTGTATGCACGTTCGTAGTCATCTATTCTCCACTCAAACTCCGAAACCAGTAGCGAGACGCCATCTATCACAATAGTTCCTTGCTAATCTATGGCAAAGGCTTTACCACCTTGCCGCGCAACTGTTATTCACTAGGCCAGGGAGGCCAGGAGCTACACTTATGACGGATGACGAACTAATCTGGCGAATCGCAGGGGGTTCCGGGGACGGAATCGACTCGACGAGTCAGAACTTCGCAAAAGCCCTGATGCGGTCGGGGCTGGACGTATTCACGCATCGACACTATCCGTCGCGCATTCGCGGTGGCCACACGTACGTGGAGATTCGCGCGTCGGATGAGGAAGTAAAATCGCGGGGGGACAACTACAACTTCCTCCTCGCACTGGGTGACAGTTTCGCTCGAAACCCACAGGAAGAAGCCTACTACGGCGACGAGGAAATCAAGCCCCTAACGGAGAACTTGGACGAACTCCGTGAAGGCGGAGTCATCATTTACGACTCCGGACTGCTCGACACGGACGACGTTCCGAACTTCGATCAGCGCGTCGAGGAGAACGACTGGCACGTCTTCGACCTAGACCTTCGCGGTCTGGCCAAGGAGTACGGCCGTGAAATCATGCGAAACACGGCCGGTATCGGCGCGACCTGCGCCATCATCGGCCTCGAACTCGACGTGGTCGAGGAACTGATGACCGACGCCATGCCGGAGAAAATCCTCGAACCTAACCTCGAAATCCTTCGTGAGTCCTACGAGGATGTCAAGGAGAACTACGACACCGACGTTGGCGTGACGGTTCCCGAGAGCGAGCACGAGGAAGAACCCGTGCTCATTTCCGGCAGTCACGGTATCGCATACGGTGCCATGGACGAAGGGTGCCGGTTCATCGCTGGATACCCCATGACGCCGTGGACAGACGTGTTCACAATCATGACCCAGCACCTCCCCGACCTCGGTGGAATTTCCGAACAGGTCGAGGACGAAATCGCCGCCGCCGCGCTCGCAATCGGTGCGAGTCACGCAGGAGCAAAGGCGATGAGTGGGTCGTCCGGTGGCGGATTCGCGCTGATGTCCGAACCGCTCGGACTGGCCGAAATCACCGAAACGCCGCTCGTTCTCGTCGAATCGATGCGCGCAGGGCCTTCGACGGGAATGCCGACGAAACCGGAACAGGGAGACTTGGAACACGTCCTGTACACGAGTCAGGGCGACTCGAACCGCGTCGTCTTCGCGCCAGGTGACGCGCGCGAATCGTACATCCAGACGCGAAAGGCGTTCGAACTCGCCTACAACTACCAGATTCCAACAATCGTCCTCTACGACCAGAAACTCTCGGGTGGACACCAGACGGTGCCGGAATCGGTCTTCGACGAGGAACCGAACCCGGACATCGGAAAGGTCGTCACAGAAGAGGAAATCGAGGAAGGAGAACGCCTCGCCGGTCGATTCAAGCGATATCGCTACGACGGCGAAGACGGCGTCAGCCCACGCTCCCTGCCGGGACAGAAGGGCGGCAACTACCTCGCCTCCGGTAACGAACACAACGAGGCCGGACACATCAGCGAGGACGCGGACAACCGCGTCACGCAGATGGATCGACGGATGTCCAAACTCGACGCCATCCGCGACGAACTCGACGCGATGGACGAGTCCCACCAGACCGTGTACGGCGACGAGGATGCCGACTACGCTATCCTCAACTTCGGTAGCACGAAAGGCGCTGTCGAGGAAGCCGTGGACGTGCTGAACGACGACGGCCACTCGGTCAAGGCCATGAACGTCAGCGACATGCTTCCGTTCCCGAAAGGCGAAGTCAATTCGTTCCTCGAAGATGTGGACGAGGCGCTTGTCGTCGAGATGAACGCCACGGCGCAGTTCCGTCGCCACATTCAGGGCGAAACCGGTCGCCACGGCGACATTCTGTACAGCCTGCTGAAATACGACGGTAACCCGTTCGAGCCAGCCGACATCGTGGACGGTTTCGAGTCGCAACTCGACGGCAGTGCCGAGCCAGCACACAACACGCGGATTGAATCCGCACGGGGTGACTGAAATGAGTGTATTCAACGCAATCGACGAAGAACGAGACATCGACGTGAACGAGTTCACGCCCAGCCTCGAACCACAGGCGACGTGGTGCCCGGGCTGTGGTGACTTCGGCGTCCTCAAGGCGCTGAAACAGGCCATGCCTGAAGTCGGTCGAACACCGGACGAGACGCTTCTCGTCACCGGTATCGGCTGTTCCGGGAAGCTGTCCAGCTACTTCCAGAGCTACGGCTTCCACTCGATTCACGGGCGTTCCCTGCCGGTCGCACGCGCGGCCAAACTCGCCAACCCTGACCTCGAAGTCATCGCCGCAGGCGGTGACGGTGACGGGTACGGCATCGGTGGCAACCACTTCATGCACACCGCCCGCGAGAATCATGACATGACCTACATCGTCTTCGACAACGAAATCTTCGGCCTGACGAAGGGGCAGACCTCGCCCACGTCGCCGAAGGGACACAAATCGAAGACGCAACCGCACGGCAGTGCGAAAAGTCCGATTCGACCGCTGTCGCTCGCGCTCACCTCGGGTGCAAGCTACGTCGCCCGAACCGCGGCGGTCAACCCGAATCAGGCGAAAGAAATCCTCGCGGAAGCGATGGAACACGACGGGTTCGCACACGTGGACTTCCTCACGCAGTGCCCGACGTGGAACAAGGACGCAAAGCAGTACGTCCCGTACATCGACGTGCAGGACAGCGACGACTACGACTTCGACGTTCACGACCGACGTGAAGCGGCCGAAGCGATGCAGGAAGCCGAAGAGTCGCTCTACGATGGACAGGTGCTGACTGGCCGGTTCTACATCGACGAAGACCGACCGTCCTACCAGCAGGAAAAGCAGTCGACTGGCGACATGCCGGAGACGCCGCTCGCGGAGCGGTACTTCGACGACGACTACGAGTGGGAGCGAAGCTACGACCTGCTCGACCGTCACAAATAATCTCGTTTCACCGCTTCCGTCGCTTCGACTAACCTTTTCGCGGCTGGCAATGTGTTTTCCACTTCGCAAGGTATTTTTTCCTGTGAGTGAAACATCCTGATAACATGAGTACTGAATCGACAGAAGACCGAATCCTTCAGGTGTTAGAGAGCGATGCGCAGGCGTCGTACTCCGAAATCGCGAACCGCGCGGGGGTTTCGAAACCGACGGTTCGAAAGTATATCGAGAAGTTAGAGGACGAAGGCGTTATCGTCGGCTACTCGGCGGAAATCGACCCGAAGAAGCTTTCGAGCCAAAGTATCGCACTCGTCGGAATCGACGTAGAAAGCGAACGCTACGTAAAAGCGACACGGTTGCTCAAGGAGCTATCGGACATCGAAACGCTGTACACGTGCAGCGGCGACCACATGCTGATGGCGGAAGTTCGCGCGCCGAACGGTGACGCGGTCGGCGATGTCATCAGCGACGAAATCCTCTCCATCGACGGCGTTTCCGCGGCACATCCATCGTTCCTCCAAGAGCGTCTCAAATAGGTCGATTTACGGAAGCCGATTCACGAAAGTTGTATC encodes:
- a CDS encoding PKD domain-containing protein — protein: MNRAVSGVLILLLTTSLVPPTTTANESPLADAGLDQSVTRGATVLLNAQGSYDPDGEIERYEWSITMPDGTTRTPDCETCPRTRFRPNSVGTYTVSLTATDEDGASSRDTLYVSVSPGEKPEVSVSGPQQPRVGEQSVYSADIQTGAAPLHRIVWSVDGETVETQSLSNIDSSDTITQTFANAGSRTITATVSDSDGQTASDSFEIAVQPARTAPSENTLADQYASTIGGDDVVTGSTPLRGSYSLQSTASSSQIDTIRWVGDASTLGSGQTLATNWEPGDHTLYAIVTYVDSSRDVARFSDGSTTVVADPKPVVELSSLDSYTAVSGSAVATDKYENLRSITVRLDGTAIGRLQMDGTPGAMQRRQVSSFDYSDFDSGETCALTVTAVDARGQTNVLEKEVTPTKEPEIIESGFVNGPVDSYHERIDSERYTAHHVVKIDLNGVDPDDVEVASVGMRNGIERVSSNKQVLNNQIVLDSYWVGQSPGTYNITRLIKLNNHANIVDSKLRIKPSPPELRVDVINDGTSGYKGPSWGIVVDAGDSFDPDGTKLKYIWKFGAEPITPDNKTGKFRSVELARLKLEDRYELTTSKEFNYLEEYSPEIDEVKVLSEGPYKPNDTVRLRVTTEPYRFTKNTYHDQFELGVTPVGVSGNVVKWEEQIVSKSGHTPQMDDPRRYIGIIEIEASELANTPEKPKLRVYNEKKVATYEETSIPDLEIYRQYGTVWTNISIKDTKYKVERSTYNWARATSADERDDYLADGYSVVDTERDGFEYTLEERVKVQDAQYEIKSKTFSTKLLHSAFLQTHSDWWSGGRESEKRTQTRTEREWRDSKTGDGTFLDETRRVETEPARYQTQKEYAYEYDVEKTGTRTVTKTREVEVTKTDTMYVMKCGFEGICFEVPKTYTYTTTVERTYTTTEEYTYTVTRTETYWAPQRLGWDHWSTGDQRKVKVSDAEYKTQYLYEYQEEYTDVVHTYEVKTREKVSDAKYAWQERMTTTDRMDVESLISADNWRIGKYGPNLKWDMQEQTGSKTTTVDIHFEGDTVLDTYVTADVDVTQQYVVGETVKNETTGTKTVDKSYSGLVSTAEIKNRLRNQNGEAEEGCKNKLHCIM
- a CDS encoding thiamine pyrophosphate-dependent enzyme, translating into MSVFNAIDEERDIDVNEFTPSLEPQATWCPGCGDFGVLKALKQAMPEVGRTPDETLLVTGIGCSGKLSSYFQSYGFHSIHGRSLPVARAAKLANPDLEVIAAGGDGDGYGIGGNHFMHTARENHDMTYIVFDNEIFGLTKGQTSPTSPKGHKSKTQPHGSAKSPIRPLSLALTSGASYVARTAAVNPNQAKEILAEAMEHDGFAHVDFLTQCPTWNKDAKQYVPYIDVQDSDDYDFDVHDRREAAEAMQEAEESLYDGQVLTGRFYIDEDRPSYQQEKQSTGDMPETPLAERYFDDDYEWERSYDLLDRHK
- the lrpA1 gene encoding HTH-type transcriptional regulator LrpA1, producing the protein MSTESTEDRILQVLESDAQASYSEIANRAGVSKPTVRKYIEKLEDEGVIVGYSAEIDPKKLSSQSIALVGIDVESERYVKATRLLKELSDIETLYTCSGDHMLMAEVRAPNGDAVGDVISDEILSIDGVSAAHPSFLQERLK
- a CDS encoding 2-oxoacid:acceptor oxidoreductase subunit alpha, which translates into the protein MTDDELIWRIAGGSGDGIDSTSQNFAKALMRSGLDVFTHRHYPSRIRGGHTYVEIRASDEEVKSRGDNYNFLLALGDSFARNPQEEAYYGDEEIKPLTENLDELREGGVIIYDSGLLDTDDVPNFDQRVEENDWHVFDLDLRGLAKEYGREIMRNTAGIGATCAIIGLELDVVEELMTDAMPEKILEPNLEILRESYEDVKENYDTDVGVTVPESEHEEEPVLISGSHGIAYGAMDEGCRFIAGYPMTPWTDVFTIMTQHLPDLGGISEQVEDEIAAAALAIGASHAGAKAMSGSSGGGFALMSEPLGLAEITETPLVLVESMRAGPSTGMPTKPEQGDLEHVLYTSQGDSNRVVFAPGDARESYIQTRKAFELAYNYQIPTIVLYDQKLSGGHQTVPESVFDEEPNPDIGKVVTEEEIEEGERLAGRFKRYRYDGEDGVSPRSLPGQKGGNYLASGNEHNEAGHISEDADNRVTQMDRRMSKLDAIRDELDAMDESHQTVYGDEDADYAILNFGSTKGAVEEAVDVLNDDGHSVKAMNVSDMLPFPKGEVNSFLEDVDEALVVEMNATAQFRRHIQGETGRHGDILYSLLKYDGNPFEPADIVDGFESQLDGSAEPAHNTRIESARGD